The Mycolicibacterium doricum genome includes a region encoding these proteins:
- a CDS encoding cysteine hydrolase family protein, whose product MNETVGLPAEPTPFLLKVGKTALVVIDMQRDFLLPGGFGESLGNDVGQLQRVVPPLAALIGAARSAGVMVIHTREGHRPDLSDCPPAKLNRGAPAKRIGDPGRYGRILIRGEYGHDIVDELSPLPGEVVIDKPGKGAFYATDLQEILTAAGITQLLVTGVTTEVCVHTTTREANDRGYECLVVSDCVGSYFPEFQRIGLDMIKAQGGIFGWVAGSAAVIPALDEMTTTAV is encoded by the coding sequence GTGAATGAGACCGTCGGTCTTCCTGCCGAACCGACGCCCTTTCTGCTCAAGGTGGGCAAGACGGCACTGGTCGTAATCGACATGCAGCGGGACTTCCTGCTGCCCGGCGGTTTCGGGGAGAGCCTCGGCAACGACGTCGGACAGCTGCAAAGGGTGGTGCCGCCGTTAGCCGCCCTCATCGGGGCTGCCCGGTCAGCCGGGGTGATGGTGATCCACACTCGCGAAGGCCACCGGCCAGACCTTTCGGACTGTCCGCCGGCCAAGCTCAACCGGGGCGCACCCGCCAAACGCATCGGGGACCCGGGCCGGTACGGGCGCATCCTCATCCGCGGTGAGTACGGACACGACATCGTCGACGAACTGTCGCCCCTACCGGGTGAAGTGGTGATCGACAAACCCGGGAAGGGGGCGTTCTACGCCACCGACCTGCAGGAGATTCTCACCGCGGCAGGGATCACGCAGCTCCTGGTCACCGGCGTGACCACCGAGGTGTGCGTACACACCACCACCCGCGAGGCCAATGACCGCGGCTACGAGTGCCTGGTCGTATCCGACTGTGTCGGTTCGTATTTCCCGGAGTTCCAGCGTATCGGGCTGGACATGATCAAGGCGCAGGGCGGCATCTTCGGCTGGGTAGCCGGCAGCGCGGCCGTCATCCCGGCGCTGGACGAGATGACGACCACCGCTGTGTGA
- a CDS encoding alpha-amylase family glycosyl hydrolase has protein sequence MTEPAWVEHVIWWQVYPLGFVGAFPADPPPPPDEHRLRRIVDWLDHAIALGASGLALGPVFASRTHGYDTTDHFTIDPRLGDGGDFDELVDQAHRRGLRVLLDGVFNHVGTDFPRYREALDGGPDHPASAWFRRRGNRFDTFEGHGELITLNHREPAVVDYTVEVMSHWLARGADGWRLDAAYAVPDRFWSEVLARVRERHRDAWFVGEVIHGDYAGRVAAGFDSVTQYELWKAVWSSLNDGNFHELDHALQRHTEFLATFVPLTFVGNHDVTRIASQMTDPRHLEHALVLLFTIGGVPSVYAGDELGYRGVKENRRGGDDAVRPEFTFPPGEDTDIFRLNKYLIGLRRRHPWLHRAMTSAVELTNSQYVYETRNGDDALVVALNVDDAPLRVSLGDTTLPRGRVVAGSGAPPAEEVDRLTVPPHGWVVVATA, from the coding sequence ATGACAGAGCCGGCGTGGGTCGAACACGTCATCTGGTGGCAGGTCTACCCACTGGGGTTCGTCGGCGCTTTCCCTGCCGATCCCCCACCCCCACCCGACGAGCACCGGCTGCGGCGCATCGTGGACTGGCTCGACCACGCCATCGCACTCGGCGCCTCCGGTCTCGCGCTGGGACCGGTGTTCGCCTCGCGGACACACGGTTACGACACCACCGACCACTTCACGATCGATCCGCGGCTCGGTGACGGCGGTGACTTCGACGAACTGGTCGACCAGGCGCACCGGCGCGGGTTGCGGGTGCTGCTCGACGGGGTGTTCAACCATGTCGGCACCGACTTCCCCCGTTACCGCGAAGCACTCGACGGCGGCCCTGACCACCCCGCTTCGGCATGGTTTCGGCGGCGCGGCAACAGGTTCGACACATTTGAGGGGCACGGCGAACTGATCACGCTGAACCACCGCGAGCCTGCCGTAGTCGACTACACGGTGGAGGTGATGTCGCACTGGCTGGCGCGCGGCGCCGACGGCTGGCGACTGGACGCCGCCTACGCCGTCCCGGACCGCTTTTGGTCAGAGGTGCTTGCGCGAGTGCGTGAACGGCACCGCGACGCGTGGTTTGTCGGCGAGGTGATCCACGGTGACTATGCGGGCCGCGTGGCCGCCGGATTCGACTCCGTCACCCAGTACGAGTTGTGGAAAGCGGTGTGGAGCAGCCTCAACGACGGCAACTTCCACGAACTCGACCACGCGTTGCAGCGGCACACCGAGTTCCTCGCGACGTTCGTGCCGTTGACGTTCGTCGGCAACCACGACGTGACCCGCATCGCCAGCCAGATGACCGATCCCCGCCACCTGGAACACGCGCTGGTGCTGTTGTTCACGATCGGCGGGGTGCCGAGCGTCTACGCCGGCGACGAGCTGGGATACCGCGGAGTCAAGGAGAACCGTCGCGGCGGCGACGACGCCGTGCGTCCCGAGTTCACCTTTCCCCCAGGTGAAGACACCGACATCTTCCGGCTGAACAAGTACCTGATCGGGCTGCGCCGCCGCCATCCGTGGCTCCACCGTGCGATGACGTCGGCGGTGGAGTTGACCAACAGCCAGTACGTCTACGAGACCCGCAACGGCGACGACGCGCTGGTGGTCGCGCTCAACGTCGACGACGCACCGCTGAGGGTATCCCTGGGCGACACCACGCTACCTCGCGGCCGGGTGGTCGCCGGCTCCGGGGCACCGCCTGCGGAGGAGGTCGACCGGCTGACCGTTCCGCCGCACGGCTGGGTCGTCGTCGCAACCGCCTGA
- a CDS encoding DUF1810 domain-containing protein, translated as MDAQNPLYVNVISELRAGHKRTHWIWFIFPQLRGLGRSPTAQHYGIASREEAVAYLEHKVLGPRLRECTRLVLAIEGRSAGEVFGSPDDLKLRSSMTLFARCTDDNADFLGVLEKFYGGEPDPATVQRLS; from the coding sequence GTGGACGCCCAGAACCCCCTGTACGTCAACGTGATCAGCGAACTGCGCGCCGGACACAAACGTACACACTGGATTTGGTTCATCTTCCCGCAGCTGCGGGGACTCGGCCGCAGCCCCACCGCGCAGCACTACGGCATCGCCTCGCGCGAGGAGGCCGTCGCCTATCTCGAGCACAAGGTACTGGGGCCCCGGCTGCGGGAGTGCACGCGACTGGTGCTGGCCATCGAGGGCCGGTCAGCCGGTGAGGTATTCGGGTCGCCCGACGATCTGAAGCTGCGATCGTCGATGACGCTGTTCGCCCGGTGCACCGACGACAACGCCGATTTCCTCGGCGTGCTTGAGAAGTTCTACGGCGGTGAGCCGGATCCGGCGACGGTCCAGCGGCTGTCGTGA
- a CDS encoding FUSC family protein, producing MMETVGLTTPGVGAVVRSLSGVLALTALALYAISPTAAMWTTGAGIIAGAIALQDTPGRRLPIVVIASVEVGAAALLGSLTTEHDALFVATVAGWCFVAGMQWALGANAGFVAAAAAGLLVITPSDAMPLSEVLATATLTVVTGLVQALLVWLRPPQRWRAQQQALTRAHRSLAQDARRLATDTDTTLDPAQLTWLREVFANIPQYQRPKAYQLGYQLPERIAATLVALRRTDADLTDLSLAAGEFLDAIAEHGIAAHRGADRALQRVDTAAAAVTGPGAAAARRVSEQLHEAAVLRFGRLRGPDLRGSLTGSASVLRRHLAATSPVLRHATRLAAATAVAVAVARFSDLREASWIALTVLLIVRPETAHTYTRCAGRLAGIAGGILVASAISLLWPPAGMVAAISAAVFVGVAYAVWGFGYIATSAALAAAVVFLLGVVDPVESTAVIHRLVAVAIGGGLALVAHVTLPDDALIRLRQRAGELLMTEIDYAAMVVRAFVHELDRPADALAAAWQRAYRARAAFEAASGATRLQDPMQRQWLRSLRTALNAITGACTTMESNLPAQPVALSPEFVAAVDDYVDALRGAPLNPAALWTIDLPEVMAADRRVREVAHTVTGSSGARVLVTELAAITRSLAAITPIPEPAWAG from the coding sequence ATGATGGAGACGGTTGGGCTGACCACGCCGGGAGTCGGTGCGGTCGTCCGCAGCCTGTCGGGGGTACTGGCGCTGACAGCGCTGGCGCTCTATGCGATCTCACCCACCGCGGCGATGTGGACCACGGGAGCCGGCATCATCGCCGGCGCGATCGCGCTGCAAGACACCCCCGGACGGCGGCTGCCCATCGTGGTCATCGCATCGGTCGAGGTGGGTGCTGCCGCCCTGCTGGGCTCGTTGACCACCGAACACGACGCCCTGTTCGTCGCGACGGTGGCGGGCTGGTGCTTTGTGGCAGGCATGCAGTGGGCGCTGGGCGCCAACGCCGGTTTCGTCGCCGCCGCAGCAGCCGGTCTGCTCGTGATCACCCCGTCGGATGCGATGCCGCTGTCCGAGGTGTTGGCCACCGCGACGTTGACGGTGGTCACCGGCCTGGTGCAGGCGCTGCTGGTGTGGCTGCGTCCCCCGCAGCGGTGGCGCGCGCAACAGCAGGCCCTCACCCGGGCGCACCGGTCGCTGGCGCAAGACGCCAGGCGGCTGGCCACCGATACCGACACAACGCTCGACCCGGCGCAGCTGACGTGGCTGCGCGAGGTGTTCGCCAACATCCCGCAATACCAGCGCCCCAAGGCGTATCAACTCGGATACCAGCTGCCCGAACGGATCGCCGCGACGCTTGTCGCACTGCGCCGCACCGACGCCGATCTCACGGATCTGTCATTGGCAGCCGGCGAGTTTCTCGACGCGATCGCCGAACACGGGATCGCCGCACACCGCGGAGCCGACCGCGCCCTGCAGCGGGTCGATACCGCCGCCGCGGCCGTCACCGGACCGGGTGCCGCTGCCGCGCGACGTGTCTCCGAACAACTGCATGAGGCAGCGGTGCTGCGTTTCGGCCGGCTGCGCGGACCGGACCTGAGGGGTTCGCTGACCGGATCGGCGAGTGTCCTACGCCGGCACCTGGCAGCGACGTCGCCGGTGCTACGGCATGCGACCCGCCTGGCCGCCGCCACCGCGGTCGCCGTGGCGGTGGCGCGCTTCTCCGACCTCCGTGAGGCCTCATGGATCGCGCTGACTGTCCTGCTGATCGTGCGGCCGGAGACTGCGCACACCTACACCCGCTGCGCCGGGCGGCTGGCCGGGATCGCCGGGGGCATCCTGGTGGCCTCCGCCATCAGTCTGCTGTGGCCGCCGGCGGGCATGGTGGCGGCGATCAGCGCGGCGGTGTTCGTCGGGGTGGCCTACGCCGTGTGGGGCTTCGGGTACATCGCGACCAGCGCGGCGTTGGCGGCGGCCGTAGTGTTCCTGCTCGGGGTCGTGGATCCGGTGGAGAGCACCGCGGTGATCCACCGCTTGGTGGCGGTCGCGATCGGTGGCGGGCTCGCCCTCGTCGCCCACGTCACGCTGCCCGACGACGCGCTGATCCGGCTGCGTCAGCGCGCTGGTGAGTTGCTGATGACGGAGATCGATTACGCGGCAATGGTGGTGCGGGCGTTCGTGCACGAACTCGACCGGCCGGCGGATGCGTTGGCCGCGGCGTGGCAACGGGCCTACCGCGCCCGGGCGGCCTTCGAGGCCGCCTCGGGCGCCACCCGGTTGCAGGATCCGATGCAGCGGCAGTGGCTGCGGTCCCTACGCACAGCGCTCAACGCGATCACCGGGGCCTGCACCACGATGGAGAGCAACCTGCCCGCCCAACCGGTGGCGCTTAGCCCCGAGTTCGTCGCCGCGGTCGACGATTACGTCGACGCGTTGCGCGGGGCGCCGCTGAACCCGGCCGCGCTGTGGACCATCGACCTGCCCGAGGTGATGGCGGCCGACCGCCGGGTCCGCGAAGTGGCCCACACCGTCACGGGTAGCAGCGGTGCCCGCGTGCTCGTCACCGAACTGGCGGCGATCACCCGCAGCCTCGCGGCGATCACGCCTATCCCCGAGCCCGCCTGGGCGGGGTGA
- a CDS encoding allophanate hydrolase produces MPGESGPTTGPSVAEILASHAAGTGSPVKTAARVADAIASGADDGTWLSTVPRDELLAAAENIEKRPGARTLPLYGVPFGVKDSIDVEGVPTTLSCPDYAYVATATAPAVRRLLDAGALYVGKTNLDQFATGLNGTRTPYTVPRSVYGGGIISGGSSSGSALAVALGQVPFAVATDTAGSGRVPAALNGVIGYKPSRGLISTVGLVPACKSLDCLSVMATCIGDVDRVVDVMMDRDDDDPWSRDRGPLHDGSDIRVGLPTVEQLEFFGDVEMRRAHLTFRDHLARRYTVVDVSLEPFLAAGALLYQGPWVAERLVEFGEFLAVRPDSIHPVVRDVLRSGQRYTAVDAFAALQSLQELKAMVGRLWKQMDVLVVPTIGTTFTVGEVLERPIDTNAMLGHYTHFGNLLDLLGVAVPVGLTTDGRPASAMLLGAALTDDLVLHLAAQLLDEPRARAAPFEIVEPSEEHA; encoded by the coding sequence ATGCCTGGTGAAAGCGGTCCTACCACAGGGCCGTCCGTCGCGGAGATCCTGGCCTCGCATGCGGCCGGCACGGGGTCACCGGTCAAGACCGCGGCTCGGGTCGCCGATGCGATCGCGTCCGGCGCCGACGACGGTACCTGGCTATCGACGGTGCCGAGAGACGAACTGCTCGCCGCCGCCGAGAACATCGAGAAGCGTCCCGGCGCCCGCACGCTGCCGTTGTACGGCGTGCCGTTCGGCGTCAAGGACAGCATCGACGTCGAGGGTGTGCCGACCACCCTGTCGTGTCCGGACTACGCCTACGTCGCGACCGCGACCGCTCCTGCTGTGCGTCGGCTGTTGGACGCCGGAGCGCTGTATGTCGGCAAGACCAACCTCGACCAATTCGCTACCGGGCTCAACGGAACGCGCACCCCCTACACCGTCCCCCGCAGTGTCTACGGCGGTGGGATCATCTCCGGTGGTTCGAGTTCTGGCTCGGCGCTCGCGGTAGCGCTCGGGCAGGTGCCGTTCGCCGTGGCGACCGACACCGCCGGATCCGGCCGGGTGCCCGCGGCGCTTAACGGGGTCATCGGGTACAAGCCCTCGCGAGGGCTGATCAGCACGGTGGGGCTGGTACCGGCGTGCAAGTCACTGGACTGCCTCAGCGTGATGGCCACGTGCATCGGCGACGTGGACCGCGTCGTGGACGTGATGATGGACCGTGACGACGACGACCCGTGGTCGCGTGACCGCGGCCCGCTCCACGACGGCTCCGACATCCGGGTGGGGTTGCCGACCGTCGAACAGCTGGAGTTCTTCGGAGACGTCGAGATGCGCCGTGCCCATCTCACATTCCGCGACCACCTCGCACGCCGGTACACCGTCGTGGACGTCTCACTGGAGCCGTTCCTGGCCGCCGGTGCGCTGCTCTACCAGGGACCATGGGTGGCGGAGCGGCTGGTGGAGTTCGGGGAGTTCCTTGCCGTACGACCGGACTCGATCCACCCCGTGGTACGCGACGTCCTTCGCAGTGGACAGCGCTACACCGCAGTCGACGCCTTCGCGGCGTTGCAGTCCCTGCAGGAGCTCAAGGCGATGGTGGGACGGTTGTGGAAGCAGATGGACGTGCTCGTCGTACCGACCATCGGGACCACCTTCACCGTCGGCGAGGTGCTCGAGCGGCCGATCGACACCAACGCGATGCTCGGGCACTACACCCATTTCGGCAATCTGCTCGACCTGCTCGGCGTTGCCGTACCGGTGGGCCTCACCACCGACGGTAGACCCGCCAGCGCGATGCTGCTCGGCGCCGCGCTGACCGACGACCTCGTCCTGCACCTGGCGGCGCAGCTACTCGACGAGCCGCGCGCACGGGCCGCCCCCTTCGAGATCGTCGAACCGTCCGAGGAGCACGCGTGA
- a CDS encoding SulP family inorganic anion transporter gives MTTDVTDPPAEPARAENLSIPWWTRGDLNAFFGLGFNILVNVLTLTGLMVGVISVPAGDVLGTVLPALGVALILGNLYYTFLARRLARRENRDDVTALPYGPSVPHLFIVVFVVMLPVYLNTDDPIQAWQAGLAWAFLIGVIVMVGAFVGPWIRRLTPRAAMLGTLAGISITFISMRPAAQMWEAAWIGLPVLAIILIGFFTDVKVPGNIPVGLVALLVGTAIGWTGGYMSAPDVGQAVSDIAVGIPDLRLDLLFNGLADLAPLLGTAIPLGVYNFTEAMSNVESAAAAGDNFNLRSVLLADGAGAVVGSAFGSPFPPAVYIGHPGWKDAGGRAGYSLASGVVIGVLCFIGLFGVLDAVLPVPAIVPILLYIGLLIGAQAFQAVPRLHAVAVVAAILPNLAQWAHGLVDNALNAAGTSAGNVGMEALNGAGVVYEGLKTLGEGAVLVGLILGAMVTFILEKKFRYAALASAVGAVLSFVGLVHAPEVSWAANPQVALGYVFFGIVCAACSLLPGAKEPVAVEESGVVAGH, from the coding sequence ATGACCACCGACGTGACAGATCCACCCGCCGAGCCCGCGCGCGCCGAAAATCTGTCGATTCCGTGGTGGACCAGGGGCGACCTCAACGCGTTCTTCGGGTTGGGCTTCAACATCCTGGTAAACGTGCTCACGCTGACCGGGCTAATGGTCGGGGTGATCTCGGTGCCGGCAGGCGACGTGCTCGGCACCGTCCTGCCCGCGCTCGGTGTCGCGCTGATCCTCGGCAACCTGTACTACACGTTCCTGGCTCGCAGGCTGGCCCGCCGGGAGAACCGCGACGACGTGACGGCGCTGCCCTACGGGCCCAGTGTCCCGCACCTGTTCATCGTCGTCTTCGTCGTGATGCTGCCGGTCTACCTCAACACCGACGACCCGATCCAGGCGTGGCAGGCCGGGTTGGCGTGGGCTTTCCTCATCGGTGTGATCGTGATGGTCGGCGCGTTCGTGGGACCCTGGATCCGCAGGCTGACCCCGCGGGCGGCGATGCTCGGCACGCTCGCGGGAATCTCCATCACATTCATCTCGATGCGCCCGGCCGCGCAGATGTGGGAGGCGGCGTGGATCGGGCTACCCGTGCTCGCGATCATCCTGATCGGGTTCTTCACGGACGTGAAGGTGCCCGGGAACATCCCCGTCGGCCTGGTGGCGCTGCTCGTCGGCACCGCGATCGGATGGACGGGCGGTTACATGTCCGCTCCCGACGTCGGACAGGCCGTGTCCGACATCGCCGTCGGCATTCCGGACCTGCGTCTCGACCTGCTCTTCAACGGTCTGGCAGACCTCGCGCCGCTACTGGGCACGGCCATCCCGCTGGGCGTGTACAACTTCACCGAGGCGATGAGCAACGTCGAGAGCGCCGCCGCAGCCGGAGACAATTTCAACCTGCGCAGCGTCCTGCTCGCCGACGGCGCCGGCGCGGTGGTCGGGTCGGCATTCGGTTCACCCTTCCCGCCCGCGGTGTACATCGGTCATCCGGGCTGGAAGGACGCGGGCGGGCGAGCGGGCTACTCGCTGGCCAGCGGTGTCGTCATCGGAGTCCTCTGTTTCATCGGGCTGTTCGGGGTTCTCGATGCCGTGCTCCCGGTGCCTGCGATCGTGCCGATCCTGCTGTACATCGGTCTGCTGATCGGTGCACAGGCATTCCAGGCGGTACCCCGGTTGCATGCGGTCGCCGTCGTCGCGGCGATCCTGCCGAACCTCGCGCAGTGGGCCCACGGCCTCGTCGACAACGCGCTCAACGCGGCGGGAACCTCGGCCGGCAACGTCGGTATGGAGGCGCTGAACGGCGCAGGCGTGGTGTACGAGGGGCTCAAGACCCTGGGCGAAGGTGCCGTGCTGGTCGGGTTGATTCTCGGCGCCATGGTGACGTTCATCCTGGAGAAGAAGTTCCGCTACGCGGCGCTCGCCTCCGCGGTCGGCGCCGTGCTGTCGTTCGTCGGCCTGGTCCACGCGCCCGAGGTGTCCTGGGCGGCCAACCCACAGGTGGCGCTGGGCTACGTCTTCTTCGGGATCGTCTGTGCGGCTTGCAGTCTCCTGCCGGGAGCCAAGGAGCCGGTGGCCGTGGAGGAGAGTGGCGTGGTGGCCGGCCACTGA
- a CDS encoding esterase family protein: MKFVGKFRDTARRTWRRMAVVTVAAITLPGLIGFAGGSASAGAFSRPGLPVEYLDVFSQSMNRNIRIQFQGGGPHAVYLLDGLRAQDDYNGWDINTPAFEWYHESGLSVVMPVGGQSSFYTDWYQPSRGNGQDYTYKWETFLTQELPAWLEANRGVSPNGNAVVGISMAGSTALTYSIYYPQKFIYAASLSGFLNPSEGWWPMLIGLAMQDSGRYNAESMWGPASDPAWRRNDPMVNINQLVANNTRVWIYCGTGTPSELDAGTSGGNLMAAQFLEGFTLRTNVTFRDNYIAAGGTNGVFNFPSNGTHAWGYWGQQLQQMKPDIQRVLGAQGAV; the protein is encoded by the coding sequence ATGAAATTCGTCGGAAAGTTCCGCGATACAGCGAGGCGGACATGGAGGCGGATGGCGGTGGTTACGGTCGCCGCGATCACGCTTCCGGGTCTGATCGGCTTCGCCGGGGGGTCGGCGAGCGCAGGTGCGTTCTCGAGGCCGGGTCTGCCGGTCGAGTACCTCGACGTGTTCTCCCAATCCATGAACCGCAACATCCGCATCCAGTTCCAGGGCGGCGGCCCGCATGCGGTGTATCTGCTCGACGGTCTGCGGGCGCAGGACGACTACAACGGCTGGGACATCAACACCCCGGCGTTCGAGTGGTACCACGAGTCGGGGCTGTCGGTGGTCATGCCCGTCGGCGGCCAGTCCAGCTTTTACACCGACTGGTATCAGCCGTCGCGCGGCAACGGCCAGGACTACACCTACAAGTGGGAGACGTTCCTGACCCAGGAACTGCCCGCGTGGCTGGAGGCCAACCGCGGCGTTTCGCCCAACGGCAATGCCGTCGTCGGTATCTCGATGGCCGGAAGCACGGCGCTCACATACTCGATCTACTACCCGCAGAAGTTCATCTACGCGGCGTCGCTGTCGGGTTTCCTCAACCCCTCCGAGGGCTGGTGGCCGATGCTGATCGGGCTGGCGATGCAGGATTCCGGCAGGTACAACGCCGAGAGCATGTGGGGCCCGGCCAGTGATCCGGCGTGGCGGCGTAACGACCCGATGGTCAACATCAACCAGCTCGTCGCCAACAACACCCGGGTATGGATCTACTGCGGCACCGGCACACCGTCGGAGCTCGATGCCGGCACCTCCGGTGGCAACCTCATGGCAGCCCAGTTCCTCGAGGGCTTCACATTGCGGACGAATGTCACCTTCCGTGACAACTACATCGCCGCGGGCGGGACCAACGGGGTCTTCAACTTCCCGTCGAATGGCACACATGCCTGGGGCTACTGGGGTCAGCAGCTGCAGCAGATGAAGCCGGACATCCAGCGGGTGCTGGGCGCACAGGGCGCCGTCTGA